The following are encoded together in the Desulfobacterales bacterium genome:
- a CDS encoding HEAT repeat domain-containing protein: protein MNTKEQHEIPAPKSLSGKELQDARQVINIFILAWKNYGLYPEDHESTIKSLENLVAAFNHFFTSHGDLRLTVEKDRLLCKSEIIYKVSQEAPSEDILTLLYRDGIKWIEFQEGLSLEGIASLFKIANKYKLFAEETEGDIVTALMDEELEYIDFKAVDIFWQDLLLMNFSQLPPPAPQPEEIADQNKTDQSQQPAESDGEVTYAKSIADPSISAVQLELSNTDYKILQQMVKEEESWNFTDDLFELLLIILRNQTEQEKFTAVLGFISEVAVETIELEKFDLLVKLFQSLYQLLPPETSTEQDWKSPLIGRFFHDLSRPEIFKIIGKKLLHLQKIKLKQLEALEQALLYFSPEVIPFLVPVIMQRSSLKIQQLLSRVIVRLSRRDIGPLEKIAEQRGPEMGDKLLAILNCLQGDRVNEILFNMCRHTSIKVRRKAINELVERDPKYAQKLFSLIDDPSKEIRACILAAFAKHKTSVLENLLLNYLRENLAQKDPAHILACYKALGRCGSNTAVPFLSRILLSRRWNSFMGSGKPVFREGAAIALKLLDTPETKNVLQTASESRFKVIRKAFDRTKTISVPSMENTND, encoded by the coding sequence CCTGTATCCTGAGGATCATGAATCCACTATAAAATCCCTTGAAAACCTTGTTGCTGCATTCAACCATTTTTTCACAAGCCATGGAGATCTGCGGCTGACTGTTGAAAAAGACCGTCTTCTTTGCAAGTCTGAAATCATCTATAAAGTTTCACAGGAGGCCCCCTCTGAAGACATCCTCACCCTGCTTTATCGTGACGGAATCAAATGGATTGAGTTTCAAGAGGGCCTCTCCCTCGAGGGAATCGCCTCCTTATTTAAAATAGCTAATAAATACAAATTGTTCGCAGAGGAAACCGAGGGAGATATCGTCACTGCTCTGATGGATGAAGAACTTGAATATATAGATTTCAAGGCGGTGGATATTTTCTGGCAGGACTTGCTGTTAATGAATTTTTCCCAGCTCCCCCCCCCCGCGCCTCAGCCGGAAGAAATCGCTGATCAAAATAAAACGGACCAGTCCCAGCAACCGGCAGAATCGGACGGCGAGGTAACTTATGCCAAAAGTATTGCCGACCCATCGATCAGTGCTGTCCAACTGGAGCTGTCCAATACCGATTACAAAATACTTCAGCAAATGGTTAAGGAAGAAGAAAGCTGGAATTTTACAGATGACCTCTTTGAATTATTGCTGATCATTCTTAGAAACCAGACCGAACAGGAAAAATTTACCGCGGTTCTGGGGTTCATCTCGGAAGTGGCTGTTGAGACCATTGAGCTGGAAAAGTTTGATCTGCTGGTCAAATTATTCCAGTCGCTGTACCAGCTTCTCCCCCCGGAAACATCAACTGAACAGGATTGGAAGAGCCCCCTCATCGGCCGTTTTTTTCATGATTTGTCCAGGCCTGAAATTTTTAAAATCATCGGCAAAAAGCTCCTGCATCTGCAAAAGATTAAACTTAAACAGTTAGAGGCTCTTGAACAGGCACTTCTTTATTTTTCCCCGGAGGTTATCCCTTTTCTGGTGCCGGTCATCATGCAGAGAAGTTCGCTCAAGATACAACAGTTGCTTTCGAGAGTGATAGTGCGCCTGAGTCGGCGTGACATTGGGCCTCTTGAAAAAATAGCGGAACAGCGTGGCCCGGAGATGGGGGACAAGCTTCTGGCCATACTGAATTGCCTGCAGGGAGACCGGGTCAATGAAATTCTTTTCAACATGTGTAGACACACCTCTATCAAGGTGCGCAGGAAAGCGATCAATGAGCTGGTTGAAAGGGACCCCAAATACGCACAAAAATTGTTTTCACTCATTGATGATCCCAGCAAAGAGATACGCGCCTGTATCCTGGCAGCTTTTGCAAAACATAAAACCAGTGTGCTGGAAAACTTGCTGCTGAACTACTTGCGAGAAAATCTCGCTCAAAAGGATCCCGCTCACATCCTTGCCTGTTATAAGGCGCTTGGCCGCTGCGGTTCAAACACGGCTGTCCCGTTCCTGAGCAGAATACTCCTGAGCCGGAGATGGAACAGTTTTATGGGTTCAGGGAAACCTGTTTTCCGTGAGGGAGCAGCCATTGCCCTGAAATTGCTCGATACTCCGGAAACAAAGAATGTTCTCCAGACAGCTTCAGAAAGCAGATTCAAGGTGATCAGGAAAGCTTTTGATAGAACAAAGACCATAAGTGTTCCCTCTATGGAAAACACCAATGACTGA
- a CDS encoding HD domain-containing protein, translated as MTDAAKYRSHSQFEEFLINFYSLTQNARIHSDNHTLVIQGTEKFSESISNCMENESLTLKISNDQLFIDDEKLPYSRNTKSLFDNIIRYFDTRGLEGVRFLEAVKQVSAEEILAFLRLLEQSRQKPEPLTWLIDRLAELNIEWVELVKKSEKPQADQETSYKDKAERWERARKDYTYAKASLDEVAQKIKDKKRVVGIGKTVRVVQDMVTNLIEDDEVYAAISTLRVFDDYTFTHSVNVAMLSMCLGRRINLSRRTLASLGICALFHDLGKLEIPNEVLYKKDKLDDSELKLIEEHSLNSARLLLKLKASPDSKARILVPLFEHHLKYDLSGYPRADWKKPLTLFGKIISIADKYDTLTSSRAYRKSLLSPDRALGYMLDHAGKDFDPILIKVFINILGVYPVGTLLRLDTDDLALVVSSPSRNFSKRPLVCTLEKEGEGSYKKREIINLDERDTETGNYVREIIETYHPATFGIQPVQHMFSSN; from the coding sequence ATGACTGACGCTGCAAAATACAGATCCCATTCCCAGTTTGAAGAATTCCTGATAAACTTCTACAGCCTGACCCAGAATGCAAGAATTCACAGTGATAACCATACGCTGGTTATACAAGGAACTGAGAAATTCTCCGAATCCATATCCAACTGCATGGAGAATGAATCATTGACGCTCAAAATCTCCAATGACCAGCTGTTTATTGATGATGAAAAGCTCCCCTACAGCAGAAACACAAAGAGTCTTTTTGATAACATTATACGATATTTCGATACCCGCGGACTGGAAGGCGTGCGTTTCCTCGAAGCTGTCAAGCAGGTCTCTGCGGAGGAGATTCTGGCTTTCCTACGCCTGCTGGAACAGTCCAGGCAAAAGCCGGAACCTCTCACCTGGCTCATAGACCGCCTCGCTGAACTAAATATAGAATGGGTTGAACTGGTCAAGAAATCGGAAAAACCACAGGCTGACCAGGAAACCTCTTACAAAGACAAGGCGGAACGGTGGGAAAGGGCCAGAAAAGACTACACTTACGCCAAGGCCTCTCTCGATGAAGTCGCCCAGAAGATTAAAGACAAGAAGCGTGTGGTCGGTATAGGGAAAACTGTCCGGGTCGTCCAAGACATGGTGACAAATCTTATCGAGGATGACGAAGTTTATGCTGCCATCAGCACACTCCGGGTATTTGACGACTACACCTTCACACATTCGGTGAATGTTGCCATGCTATCCATGTGCCTTGGCAGGCGTATCAACCTCTCACGTCGCACTCTGGCAAGTCTTGGCATTTGTGCCCTTTTTCATGACCTTGGAAAACTTGAGATTCCCAACGAAGTTCTGTACAAAAAGGATAAGCTGGATGACAGTGAGTTAAAATTGATTGAGGAGCATTCATTGAACAGCGCCAGACTGTTGTTAAAACTCAAGGCCTCCCCCGACAGCAAAGCCAGAATCCTGGTGCCGCTTTTTGAGCACCATCTGAAATATGACCTGTCCGGCTATCCCCGGGCCGACTGGAAAAAACCGTTAACCCTTTTTGGAAAGATTATTTCCATTGCAGATAAATATGATACTTTAACATCATCGCGGGCCTACAGGAAATCTCTGCTAAGTCCGGACCGCGCCCTGGGCTACATGCTGGATCATGCCGGCAAAGACTTTGATCCCATCCTCATCAAGGTTTTCATCAATATTCTTGGAGTATACCCGGTCGGCACCCTGTTAAGGCTTGACACTGACGACCTGGCCTTGGTTGTCAGTTCTCCCAGCAGGAATTTTTCCAAAAGGCCATTAGTCTGTACCTTGGAAAAAGAGGGGGAAGGCAGTTATAAAAAAAGGGAAATAATTAACCTGGACGAACGCGACACCGAAACAGGCAACTACGTAAGGGAAATTATCGAAACCTATCACCCTGCAACTTTCGGGATCCAACCTGTACAGCATATGTTTTCCAGTAATTGA